A genomic segment from Xiphophorus maculatus strain JP 163 A chromosome 6, X_maculatus-5.0-male, whole genome shotgun sequence encodes:
- the rabggtb gene encoding geranylgeranyl transferase type-2 subunit beta, producing MMSAQLKDVIIKPDAPSSLLLDKHADYIAAYGSKKDDYEYTLSEYLRMSGVYWGLTVMDLMDQLQRMNRQEIIDFIKACQHECGGISASIGHDPHLLYTLSAVQILCLYDSLDAIDVDKVVEYVKGLQQDDGSFAGDKWGEIDTRFSFCAVATLALLGKMDTINVDKAVEFVLSCMNFDGGFGCRPGSESHAGQIYCCTGFLSLTGQLHQLNADLLGWWLCERQLPSGGLNGRPEKLPDVCYSWWVLASLKIIGRIHWIDKAKLQRFILACQDEETGGFADRPGDMVDPFHTLFGVAGLSLLGDEAIKPVNPVLCMPEDVLQRVGLQPDLLS from the exons ATGATG AGTGCTCAACTGAAAGATGTCATTATCAAACCTGACGCTCCCAGCTCTCTGCTGCTGGACAAACATGCAGACTACATCGCAGCCTACGGCTCCAAGAAGGATGACTAT GAGTACACGCTGTCGGAGTACCTGAGGATGAGCGGCGTCTACTGGGGGCTGACGGTGATGGACCTGATGGACCAGCTGCAGCGGATGAACCGCCAGGAGATCATCGATTTCATCAAAGCCTGTCAGCACGAGTGTGGAGGCATCAGCGCCAGCATCGGACACGACCCTCACctgctctacaccctcagcgcCGTCCAG ATCTTGTGCCTGTATGACAGTTTGGACGCCATCGATGTGGACAAAGTGGTGGAATACGTTAAGGGGCTTCAGCAGGACGACGGCTCGTTTGCAGGAGACAAATGGG gAGAAATCGACACACGGTTTTCTTTCTGTGCTGTTGCTACGCTGGCATTGCTG GGAAAGATGGACACCATAAACGTTGACAAAGCCGTGGAGTTCGTCTTGTCATGCATGAATTTCGACGGAGGTTTCGGCTGCAGGCCGGGCTCAGAGTCTCACGCTGGCCAG ATTTACTGCTGCACCGGTTTCCTGTCGCTCACCGGTCAGCTGCACCAGCTCAACGCCGACCTGCTGGGCTGGTGGCTCTGCGAGAGGCAGCTGCCGTCCGGAGGCCTCAACGGGCGACCCGAGAAG CTTCCAGATGTTTGCTACTCCTGGTGGGTCCTGGCGTCTCTGAAAATCATCGGCAGGATTCACTGGATCGACAAAGCCAAGCTGCAGCGCTTCATTCTGGCCTGCCAGGACGAGGAGACGGGAGGATTCGCTGACCGACCGGGAGACATG GTGGATCCGTTCCACACTCTGTTCGGTGTGGCGGGCCTCTCGCTTCTCGGCGACGAGGCGATCAAACCGGTGAATCCCGTCCTGTGTATGCCGGAGGACGTCCTGCAGAGGGTCGGCCTGCAGCCCGACCTCCTCAGCTAG